One genomic segment of Cyanobacteriota bacterium includes these proteins:
- a CDS encoding OsmC family protein: MTVHFTGKYLGNLRVQLEHGPSKSIIETDAPIDNNGKGEKFSPTDMLASSLAACMLTIMGIVAQRNEIDLSEVTFNVRKDMTTDSPRRVSKISVEFHLPATLEQKQRTKLENAAMTCPVHHSLHPDIEKEIEFKYL; encoded by the coding sequence ATGACAGTTCATTTCACAGGTAAGTATCTAGGCAATCTCAGAGTGCAGTTAGAGCATGGTCCATCCAAAAGCATTATAGAAACAGATGCCCCAATCGACAATAATGGCAAGGGCGAGAAATTCTCACCGACAGACATGCTAGCTTCCTCATTGGCTGCTTGCATGCTTACTATCATGGGCATAGTTGCTCAACGCAATGAGATAGATCTTAGTGAAGTAACCTTTAATGTCAGAAAAGATATGACAACTGACAGTCCCCGACGTGTAAGTAAAATCTCGGTAGAGTTTCATCTGCCAGCGACACTAGAGCAAAAGCAAAGAACCAAACTAGAAAACGCTGCAATGACTTGCCCAGTGCACCACAGCTTGCATCCAGATATTGAAAAAGAAATCGAATTCAAGTATCTTTAG
- the mscL gene encoding large-conductance mechanosensitive channel protein MscL, which translates to MNKFFGDFKSFISKGNVIDLAVAVVIGAAFKPVISALVDNIIMPPIGLALGGVDFSDLKFVIQQATLSGTAEVAIGYGVFVQSVIDFVIIGFCVFLVVQAYNKLQEATAKKEAIVEEITSEPEASTEEKLLSEIRDILKESSTANRPTATAKN; encoded by the coding sequence ATGAACAAATTTTTTGGTGACTTCAAGTCATTTATATCAAAAGGTAATGTGATAGATCTAGCTGTAGCTGTAGTAATTGGTGCTGCATTCAAACCAGTAATCAGCGCATTAGTTGATAATATCATCATGCCTCCAATCGGATTAGCATTGGGCGGTGTAGATTTTTCTGACTTGAAATTTGTAATCCAACAAGCAACTCTAAGCGGAACTGCTGAAGTTGCAATTGGCTATGGTGTATTTGTACAAAGCGTAATTGATTTTGTAATCATTGGTTTTTGTGTTTTCTTAGTCGTTCAGGCTTATAACAAACTGCAAGAAGCAACTGCCAAAAAAGAAGCAATCGTTGAAGAAATTACCTCTGAACCAGAGGCATCTACAGAAGAGAAGTTACTTAGTGAAATTAGAGACATTCTTAAAGAAAGTTCTACTGCAAACAGACCGACTGCTACTGCAAAGAACTAA
- a CDS encoding S8 family serine peptidase: MKLNKSFWILILTLFIVGPVAAKYKGRFDILPATESGVESAYTKILDRKTNRVRFAKDRILVKFKDGSTIEARKAYMLKNKMEPVAKLGKNVYSCKLIDGIKDSNTLSLLTHHKGLPLPDRDLPGDLVEDFDLDEYKAMNLNAISAEKRVRRKKQIKRTQRTKRTKTNLIAKQWHIKNDGINGLKKGADVGAEDAWVDSKGFGIKVAVIDTGFDTDHPDIDFIEGYDVVDHDSRAKAPSLSNENHGTAVAGVIAAKDDDIGVVGVAPSVQIVPIRLIPDDGYVAVSDIIMAHRKAMELDVDIINNSWTSYDPSLPKGQQLELSDIEVELYRELYEEANEGKGILVIFASGNSGSSDFRNSPEARSPYTLAVGATDSSDKRSSFSTYGSELDLVAPGGGTNEGIYTTDRVDVLLRNGDIKKRVVLGYAKGNTNSDFKGTSAAAPVVAGAAALVWAVNPELTAAEVRQILVRTAQRLPDYEFVYGKNAELGYGRVDTRAAVSLAKQY, encoded by the coding sequence TTGAAATTAAATAAATCATTTTGGATATTGATTTTAACTTTGTTTATTGTGGGCCCGGTTGCTGCAAAATACAAAGGTCGCTTTGATATTTTACCTGCCACTGAATCAGGTGTAGAGAGCGCTTATACAAAAATACTTGATAGGAAAACTAATCGTGTGCGCTTTGCTAAAGATAGGATTTTGGTCAAGTTTAAAGATGGCTCAACGATAGAAGCTAGAAAAGCATACATGCTCAAAAATAAAATGGAACCTGTTGCAAAACTGGGTAAAAATGTTTATTCATGTAAATTAATTGATGGGATCAAAGATAGCAATACTCTTAGTCTTTTAACTCACCACAAAGGATTGCCTTTGCCGGATCGAGACTTGCCTGGGGATTTAGTAGAAGACTTTGATTTGGATGAATATAAAGCAATGAATTTAAATGCAATTAGTGCAGAAAAAAGGGTAAGAAGAAAGAAACAAATTAAACGAACACAAAGAACGAAACGAACAAAAACAAACTTGATTGCCAAACAATGGCATATTAAAAACGATGGTATTAATGGGCTTAAGAAAGGTGCAGATGTTGGAGCCGAGGATGCTTGGGTAGATTCAAAAGGTTTTGGAATTAAAGTAGCAGTCATTGATACAGGCTTTGATACTGATCATCCCGATATTGATTTTATAGAAGGTTACGATGTTGTAGATCATGATTCAAGAGCGAAAGCTCCCTCCTTATCTAATGAAAATCATGGTACTGCCGTTGCTGGCGTAATTGCCGCTAAGGATGATGATATTGGTGTGGTAGGAGTTGCCCCAAGTGTTCAGATCGTACCAATAAGGCTTATTCCTGATGATGGCTATGTCGCTGTCTCTGATATCATCATGGCTCATCGAAAAGCAATGGAACTTGATGTTGATATCATCAATAACAGTTGGACTAGTTATGATCCAAGCTTGCCTAAAGGGCAACAGCTTGAACTCTCGGATATTGAAGTCGAGCTTTATAGAGAGCTTTACGAAGAAGCAAACGAAGGTAAAGGGATTCTTGTGATCTTTGCTTCTGGGAATAGTGGTAGTTCGGATTTTCGCAACTCGCCAGAGGCGCGAAGTCCTTACACGCTAGCAGTAGGAGCGACTGATAGTTCTGATAAGCGCTCTAGTTTTAGTACTTATGGTTCAGAGCTTGATTTAGTTGCACCTGGCGGTGGAACAAATGAAGGGATTTATACAACCGATAGAGTTGATGTTCTACTACGAAATGGTGATATAAAAAAACGTGTGGTACTGGGTTATGCCAAAGGCAATACCAATAGTGATTTCAAAGGTACTAGTGCTGCAGCTCCTGTTGTTGCTGGCGCTGCGGCTTTAGTTTGGGCGGTTAATCCAGAGTTGACTGCCGCTGAGGTTAGGCAGATTTTGGTAAGGACAGCTCAAAGACTTCCTGATTATGAATTTGTTTATGGTAAAAATGCGGAGCTTGGTTATGGACGTGTTGATACTAGAGCAGCAGTGAGTCTTGCTAAGCAGTATTAA
- a CDS encoding TonB C-terminal domain-containing protein: protein MISKFMAIALVLLLASQSTIVNAKKPALLNPDPQLTAKILNKLNPNPSSWNYKKTPYIHFTVGTDGKARNIEAVLDTKTSNVDECIAAIFRAEPFDTQYYGKSYGYECKPKVIYSKKQIKASQKYTKEYITNIQKKVKKNWHPITEANSYSAIAKFIIDKNGNVQNLKLKQNTDNEEADRIAIRAVELSSPFEKPDFSQFYDSNQEEIEIEFNFDYTKHAPTSTQSKAGAAALGLGLVGAIGAAALLGRPSSRYRYRPYRYRSRY from the coding sequence ATGATCAGCAAATTCATGGCAATTGCACTTGTCTTATTATTAGCCTCTCAAAGCACAATAGTAAATGCTAAAAAGCCTGCTCTGTTGAACCCTGATCCACAATTGACAGCCAAGATCTTAAACAAACTCAATCCCAATCCTTCTTCATGGAATTACAAAAAAACTCCCTATATTCATTTCACAGTAGGCACTGACGGTAAAGCAAGAAATATCGAAGCTGTACTAGACACCAAAACTAGCAATGTCGATGAATGTATCGCAGCGATTTTCAGGGCTGAGCCTTTTGATACTCAATACTATGGTAAATCATATGGTTATGAATGCAAACCCAAGGTAATCTATAGCAAAAAACAAATTAAAGCATCGCAAAAATATACAAAAGAATATATAACTAACATACAAAAAAAAGTCAAAAAGAACTGGCATCCAATCACTGAAGCTAATAGTTATTCGGCAATCGCCAAATTTATAATTGATAAAAATGGCAACGTCCAAAACCTTAAACTCAAACAAAATACAGACAACGAAGAAGCCGACAGGATTGCAATTAGAGCAGTAGAACTCTCTTCACCATTCGAGAAACCCGATTTTAGTCAATTCTATGATTCCAATCAAGAAGAAATCGAAATCGAATTCAACTTTGACTATACAAAACATGCACCAACCAGTACTCAGTCTAAAGCAGGAGCTGCTGCCCTAGGACTAGGACTAGTTGGGGCGATTGGTGCTGCAGCCCTGCTTGGCAGACCATCTAGCAGATACCGTTATAGACCTTATCGATATCGCAGTCGCTATTAG